A part of Notolabrus celidotus isolate fNotCel1 chromosome 21, fNotCel1.pri, whole genome shotgun sequence genomic DNA contains:
- the LOC117804818 gene encoding peroxisomal succinyl-coenzyme A thioesterase-like, with protein MSPTIPPILSVHPTRALVDEPFKVVVENLPPASPVTLHSLIYSEDKDYWEAYGHYTSDHRGIVSAAEDVSVGGTYTGKEPMGLLWSMRPEPGSRTGLRSLSLPEPK; from the exons ATGTCTCCGACCATTCCTCCGATTCTCTCCGTTCACCCCACCCGGGCTCTGGTCGATGAGCCGTTCAAGGTGGTGGTGGAGAATCTGCCCCCAGCATCTCCAGTAACCCTTCACTCTCTCATCTACTCTGAAGACAAGGACTACTGGGAGGCCTACGGACACTACACCAGTGATCACAGAGGAATAGTGTCAG CTGCAGAGGATGTGAGTGTTGGGGGAACGTACACAGGAAAGGAACCCATGGGGTTGTTGTGGAGTATGCGTCCTGAGCCAGGCAGCCGCACAGGTCTCAG